A DNA window from Aphelocoma coerulescens isolate FSJ_1873_10779 unplaced genomic scaffold, UR_Acoe_1.0 HiC_scaffold_46, whole genome shotgun sequence contains the following coding sequences:
- the LOC138101753 gene encoding LOW QUALITY PROTEIN: serine/threonine-protein kinase pim-1-like (The sequence of the model RefSeq protein was modified relative to this genomic sequence to represent the inferred CDS: deleted 2 bases in 1 codon), which translates to MGMPGPAVGGRSGAVSGPGPSADGRVSPAGKAQEALQERYRLGSLLGSGGFGSVFSGTRLADGAPVAIKCVPRDRVRHWGELPDGARAPLEIVLLHKVSTGFRGVIQLLEWVELPSSFLLVLERPERCQDLSGLLAQRRFLPEEEARGLFGQVLEAVRHCTSCGVLHRDIKPENILLDLATGQLKLIDFGCGAFLQDTAYTQFAGTLLYSPPEWIHHQRYHGEAATIWSLGILLYQLVVGKHPFKRGQEIIWGRILFPRRLSPECQDILKRCLSMQPLDRPSLEELFSAPWLQGVHVP; encoded by the exons ATGGGGatgcccgggccg gcggtcGGGGGGCGGTCGGGGGCCGTgtctggccccgggccgagcgctgacggccgcgtgtCGCCCGCAGGGAAGGCGCAGGAGGCCCTGCAGGAGCggtaccggctgggttcgctgctgggcagcggcggcttcggcagcgtcttctcGGGCACGCGGCTcgcggacggcgccccg gtggccatcaaatgcGTGCCGCGGGACCGCGTCCGGCactggggcgagctg cccgacgGCGCCCGTGCGCccctggagatcgtgctgctgcACAAGGTGTCCACTGGGTTCCGTGGTGTCAtccagctcctggagtgggTTGAGCTGCCCAGCAGCTTCTTGCTGGTGCTGGAGCGTCCGGAGCGGTGCCAGGACCTGTCGGGTTTGCTGGCGCAGCGGAGGTTCCTGCCCGAGGAGGAGGCGCGGGGGCTGTTcggccaggtgctggaggccgtgcggcactgcaccagctgcggggtcctgcaccgggacatcaagcccgAGAACATCCTGctcgacctggccaccgggcAGCTGAAACTGATCGACTTTGGCTGCGGCGCCTTCCTCCAGGACACAGCCTACACTCAGTTTGCAG GAACCCTgttgtacagcccacccgagtggatccaCCACCAACGctaccacggcgaggcagcgacgatctggtccctgggcatcctgctgtaccagctggtggtggggaagCACCCGTTCAAGAGGGGCCAGGAGATCATCTGGGGGCGGATCCTGttcccacgacggctctctccag agtgccaggatattcttaagaggtgcttgtccatgcagcccttggacaggccgtccttggaagagctcttcagtgccccttggctgcagggtgttcatgtgccctag
- the LOC138101773 gene encoding maestro heat-like repeat-containing protein family member 7, which yields MVGRFRGLFKVFRGKKGPATAPAQQPEELEQFQPQQDDAALDRTQEQDHAHGHFQRRTAQVFQKFIRIRRGMTSTTATEGTAEPDSGLTELQAEPGVSTDSPECSEDSDSPMNDHTAKTLMAGTEDMGGTEDMAVTKDMAGTEDLAGTEDMAITNTDTGETQGIANPDTTPTPTGIHAPKLDFFEESAVSPQQQVPAMVRNIHQSLGSHVTVDTRLPINLLRLAEEHPADVVLTLLRCAPSCDRAATMMWRLIGLSASTLEKVLPTLLCVMEDWPLHSMSTSDGDDTPVLALAATLALWVIVQVPRCHEAMNLYSSRIFVALLSHVVITTQQTPEEVDHFWTTCREEHGLPTNPNRFAVQAMKALLCRLRCDNEVVAVERKRGWDTLLCADTQHYAVGLLAREMRQILTPLCSRITLHLLRLLSREEPRWDLPFLAFLVEVLECLDLRECSDSVLEMMSRYLLSECRQRCRLALRGLVVLSKDPAMARRMGSLSQRLVELLDDADGEVVRMSLSVFMNVLENKDILVSSTTAPKLAEALLPLFANDNSHVQLLSIHLFSKVMELVVEEGKKPLKTIVNQSLYPLLIYWDDENWRVAKASRETLICAAKFLKRTDLEQLLKKDQRLKFAECLLAVDRSRAAELLLQALPFVGSPQESLREAAARFMGEPRARGPSPPRRSSAPAPAAAPAAASGPGAVQPRLPSGPLPPSRSRALGRQDAARARAEPCRGRRASGHGAGSAAARELCRGAVTASVLPATARVLLRGQKEELQVLSEGPEDCKDRLAELQSISSLQSDTLSLWIHGPSLSVAIYLLTAT from the exons ATGGTGGGCAGATTCCGTGGCCTGTTCAAagtgttcagggggaaaaaaggccctGCAACTGCCCCAGCACAACAGCCCGAAGAGCTGGAGCAGTTCCAGCCACAGCAGGACG ATGCAGCCCTGGACCGGACACAAGAGCAGGACCATGCCCACGGCCACTTCCAGAGAAGAACAGCGCAG GTGTTCCAGAAGTTCATCCGCATTCGGCGTGGAATGACCAGCACCACAGCAACTGagggcacagctgagcctgACTCTGGGCTGACCGAGCTCCAGGCAGAGCCTGGTGTCAGCACAGATTCACCTGAGTGCTCAGAAGACTCTGACAGTCCCATGAATGATCACACGGCGAAGACTCTcatggcagggactgaggacatgggagggactgaggatatggcagtgacaaaggacatggcagggactgaggaCTTGGCAGGGACTGAGGACATGGCCATCACAAACACCGACACCGGAGAGACTCAGGGCATCGCAAATCCTGACACCACGCCCACTCCCACTGGGATTCATGCTCCcaaactggatttttttgaaGAGAGTGCTGTTTCTCCTCAGCAGCAG GTGCCAGCCATGGTGAGGAACATTCACCAGAGTCTCGGGTCCCATGTCACTGTGGATACCAGGCTGCCCATTAACCTTCTGAGGCTGGCTGAAGAGCACCCCGCTGATGTGGTGCTGACCCTCCTGCGCTGTGCCCCATCGTGCGACAG AGCTGCCACAATGATGTGGAGACTCATAGGCTTGTCAGCCAGCACACTGGAGAAGGTGCTGCCAACACTGCTCTGTGTGATGGAGGACTGGCCTCTGCACAGCATGTCCACCTCTGATGGGGATGACACACCTGTCCTTGCCCTGGCT GCAACTCTGGCGCTGTGGGTGATTGTCCAGGTGCCTCGGTGCCACGAGGCAATGAACCTTTACTCCTCCCGCATCTttgtggctctgctctcccatGTTGTCATCACCACACAGCAGACGCCAGAGGAAGTTGATCACTTCTGGACAACGTGCCGGGAGGAACACGGCCTTCCCACCAACCCCAACAG GTTTGCAGTGCAGGCCATGAAGGCTCTGCTCTGTCGACTGCGCTGTGACAATGAGGTGGTTGCTGTGGAGCGCAAGCGTGGCTGGGACACGCTGCTGTGTGCTGACACCCAGCACTATGCAGTGGGTCTGCTGGCCAG AGAGATGCGCCAGATCTTGACGCCTTTGTGTTCCCGCATCACACTCCACCTGCTCAGGCTGCTCAGCAGGGAGGAGCCACGCTGGGATCTGCCCTTCCTGGCATTCCTTGTGGAG GTCCTCGAGTGCCTGGACTTGAGGGAATGCAGTGACAGTGTCCTGGAGATGATGTCCAGGTACCTGCTGAGCGAGTGCAGGCAGAGATGTCGCCTGGCACTCAGAGGCCTCGTGGTGCTCAGCAAGGATCCCGCGATG GCCAGAAGGATGGGCAGCCTGTCCCAACGgcttgtggagctgctggatgatGCAGACGGAGAGGTGGTCAGGATGTCCCTCTCTGTGTTCATGAATGTGCTGGAGAACAAAGACATCCTGGTATCCAGCACCACCGCCCCGAAACTGGCTGAGGCGCTCCTGCCACTCTTTGCAAAT gacaACAGCCATGTGCAGCTGCTCTCCATTCACCTCTTCTCCAAGGTGATGGAGTTGGtagtggaggagggaaaaaagccccTGAAGACGATTGTGAACCAGAGCCTTTACCCACTTTTAATCTACTGGGATGATGAGAACTGGCGTGTGGCAAAG gcttctcGTGAAACACTGATTTGTGCAGCCAAGTTCCTGAAGAGGACAGATCTCGAGCAGCTGCTGAAGAAGGACCAGAGGTTGAAGTTTGCCGAGTGCCTG ctggcagTGGACAGGAGCCGAGCGGCCgagctcctgctccaggccctgccGTTCGTGGGCAGCCCACAGGAGTCCCTGCGGGAGGCGGCCGCCAGGTTCATGGGTGAGCCACGAGCCCggggcccctccccgccccgccgcagctcggccccagccccggctgctGCCCCGGCAGCGGCATCCGGGCCCGGGGCCGTGCAGCCCCGCCTGCCCTCGGGGCCGCTGCCGCCCTCTCGCAGCCGTGCCCTCGGGCGTCAGGATGCGGCACGGGCCCGGGCTGAGCCCTGCCGGGGCAGGAGAGCGAGTGGCCACGGGGCTGGCAGCGCCGCTGCGAGGGAGCTGTGCCGCGGGGCCGTGACCGCCTCTGTGCTCCCAGCGACTGCCAGGGTGCTCTTGAGGGGGCAGAAGGAAGAGCTCCAGGTCCTCAGTGAGG